The Malus domestica chromosome 06, GDT2T_hap1 genome has a segment encoding these proteins:
- the LOC103427982 gene encoding AT-hook motif nuclear-localized protein 26-like, producing MDTHSLPPPFHTRDFHLHHQQQHPQFLHQQQNSEDEQTGSSGLNKGQKRERDIDNNDSGGNGGELGKELNVTMSGGDGSEMTRRPRGRPAGSKNKPKPPIIITRDSANALRSHVMEIADGCDIVESVATFARRRQRGVCIMSGTGTVTNVTLRQPASPGSVVTLHGRFEILSLAGSFLPPPAPPAATGLTIYLAGGQGQVVGGSVVGTLIASGPVVIMAASFSNAAYERLPLEEDEGQLPMQGGGGSVGSPTGVGHQNQQQQQPQHQQLLAEAANSNAPLFHGLHPNLLNSMELPAEAAYWATSRPPF from the coding sequence ATGGACACCCATTCCCTTCCCCCTCCTTTCCATACGAGAGATTTCcacctgcatcaccagcagcaGCATCCTCAGTTCCTCCACCAGCAACAGAATTCCGAAGACGAGCAAACAGGAAGCAGTGGCCTTAACAAGGGACAGAAGAGAGAGCGGGATATCGACAACAATGACAGCGGTGGCAATGGAGGCGAATTAGGCAAAGAGCTCAATGTCACCATGTCCGGTGGTGACGGATCAGAAATGACGAGAAGGCCCCGAGGGAGACCTGCCGGATCCAAGAACAAGCCTAAGCCCCCCATCATCATCACCCGGGACAGCGCCAATGCGCTCCGCTCCCACGTCATGGAGATTGCCGACGGGTGTGACATAGTGGAGAGTGTCGCCACCTTTGCTCGCAGGCGCCAGAGAGGCGTCTGCATTATGAGCGGGACCGGCACAGTCACGAATGTGACCCTCAGGCAGCCCGCCTCCCCAGGGTCCGTAGTGACGTTGCACGGTCGATTCGAGATCTTATCACTTGCGGGATCATTTCTTCCCCCACCAGCCCCACCTGCCGCGACTGGTTTGACCATATATCTGGCAGGAGGGCAAGGGCAAGTTGTAGGGGGAAGCGTTGTGGGGACGCTAATTGCTTCTGGCCCCGTTGTCATCATGGCAGCTTCGTTTAGCAACGCGGCATATGAGCGGCTTCCACTAGAGGAAGACGAGGGTCAACTGCCAATGCAAGGTGGAGGTGGAAGTGTTGGTTCTCCAACCGGGGTTGGTCATCAGAaccagcagcagcaacaaccgCAGCACCAACAACTTTTGGCTGAAGCTGCGAACTCAAATGCGCCTCTTTTTCATGGGTTGCATCCCAATCTTCTGAATTCCATGGAATTGCCAGCTGAGGCAGCGTACTGGGCTACCAGCCGCCCGCCATTCTAA